From the Streptococcus sp. 29887 genome, one window contains:
- the lacA gene encoding galactose-6-phosphate isomerase subunit LacA, with protein MTIIIGADPAGSKLKDVIKDYLLEKSYDFKDVSDGSDFVDTTLAVVAAVNQEEGNLGIVIDAYGVGPFMTATKVKGMIAAEVSDERSAYMTRGHNNSRIITIGSEIVGEGIAKNIVKGFVEGEYDGGRHQIRVDMLNKMC; from the coding sequence ATGACAATCATTATCGGTGCTGATCCAGCGGGCTCAAAACTAAAAGACGTTATTAAAGATTATTTGCTAGAAAAATCATATGACTTTAAAGATGTCAGTGATGGAAGTGATTTTGTTGACACAACTTTAGCAGTAGTTGCAGCAGTCAATCAAGAGGAAGGAAATCTTGGTATTGTGATTGATGCTTATGGTGTTGGTCCATTTATGACCGCAACTAAAGTCAAAGGCATGATTGCTGCAGAAGTTTCAGATGAACGTTCTGCCTATATGACAAGAGGACACAACAATTCGCGTATTATTACAATCGGTAGTGAGATTGTAGGAGAAGGAATTGCTAAAAATATCGTTAAAGGATTTGTTGAAGGTGAGTATGATGGCGGCCGTCACCAAATTCGTGTTGATATGCTAAATAAAATGTGCTAA